From one Chryseobacterium sp. 3008163 genomic stretch:
- a CDS encoding DUF3820 family protein, with protein MNPEILQEICVVKMPFGKYQNTVLADLPISYLEWFNRQGMPKGKLGMQLATIYEIKLNGLMDLLTPLRGGKVEYEKPKTKVYKF; from the coding sequence ATAAATCCTGAAATTTTACAGGAAATTTGTGTGGTGAAAATGCCTTTCGGAAAGTATCAAAACACTGTTTTGGCTGACTTACCAATAAGCTATTTAGAATGGTTTAACAGACAAGGGATGCCAAAAGGAAAACTGGGAATGCAATTGGCGACAATTTATGAGATAAAATTAAATGGTTTGATGGATTTGTTGACGCCGCTTCGTGGAGGGAAAGTGGAGTATGAGAAGCCTAAGACGAAGGTTTATAAGTTCTAA
- the uvrB gene encoding excinuclease ABC subunit UvrB translates to MKFNLQSEYKPTGDQPTAIEKLTEGLEIGEKYQTLLGVTGSGKTFTVANVVHNTQKPTLVLAHNKTLAAQLFMEFKEFFPENAVEYFVSYYDYYQPEAYIASSGTYIEKDLSINEEVEKLRLSAIASLLSGRRDVLIVASVSCIYGVGNPAEFHKSLISLEIGEKTTRTALLHSLVNALYSRTLADFSRGTFRVKGDVVDIFPAYADNGVRIQFFGDEIEKIQSFDPISGNTTANFDQIQIYPANLFVTSKETLNGAIRNIQDDMVKQVDFFSEIGKPLESKRLQERTELDLEMIKELGYCSGIENYSRYLDGRLPGSRPFCLLDYFPKDYLMVIDESHVTVPQVHAMYGGDRSRKEALVEYGFRLPAAMDNRPLKFEEFEGIQNQVIYVSATPADYELEKTGGEYIEQIIRPTGLLDPIIEIRPSLNQIDDLMEEIRKRAEIDERVLVTTLTKKMAEELTKYFVRFGIRTRYIHSDVETLERIQIMQDLRLGIFDVLIGVNLLREGLDLPEVSLVAILDADKEGMLRSRRSMIQTVGRAARNLNGRAILYADKITKSMQATLDETEYRREKQIAYNLEHGKVPMALNKKISENLVGRSKDFPDEKYTQKQILQKVADVKATYATEDVEKLVAQKQKEMEGAAKNLDFIKAAQLRDEIAALKG, encoded by the coding sequence ATGAAATTTAATCTTCAATCAGAATATAAACCAACCGGAGATCAACCTACAGCCATTGAAAAACTAACTGAAGGTTTAGAAATCGGTGAAAAATATCAGACTCTACTCGGGGTGACAGGTTCCGGGAAAACGTTTACCGTTGCCAATGTCGTTCACAATACACAGAAGCCAACTTTAGTTTTGGCTCACAATAAAACTTTGGCAGCTCAGCTTTTCATGGAGTTTAAAGAATTCTTCCCCGAAAATGCTGTTGAATATTTTGTGAGTTACTACGATTATTATCAGCCTGAAGCTTACATCGCAAGTTCAGGAACTTATATTGAAAAAGATCTCAGCATCAACGAAGAAGTCGAAAAACTTCGACTTTCGGCGATTGCAAGCTTACTTTCAGGACGAAGAGATGTTTTGATTGTTGCTTCAGTATCATGCATTTACGGTGTTGGAAACCCTGCGGAATTTCATAAGTCTTTGATTTCACTTGAAATTGGTGAGAAAACAACAAGAACAGCATTACTCCATTCTTTAGTTAATGCTTTATATTCCAGAACATTGGCAGACTTTTCGAGAGGTACGTTTCGTGTAAAAGGAGATGTAGTAGATATTTTCCCAGCTTATGCAGATAACGGCGTAAGAATTCAGTTTTTTGGAGATGAAATTGAAAAAATCCAGAGTTTTGATCCTATTTCAGGAAATACAACTGCTAATTTTGACCAGATTCAAATTTACCCTGCCAACCTTTTTGTGACCTCAAAGGAAACTTTGAATGGAGCCATCAGAAATATTCAGGATGATATGGTCAAACAAGTCGACTTCTTTTCTGAAATCGGAAAACCTTTAGAATCAAAAAGACTTCAGGAAAGAACAGAACTCGATCTTGAAATGATCAAAGAATTAGGTTACTGCTCAGGAATTGAGAATTATTCACGCTATCTTGATGGAAGATTACCGGGCTCAAGACCTTTCTGCCTTTTAGATTATTTCCCGAAAGATTATTTGATGGTTATTGACGAAAGCCACGTTACCGTTCCACAGGTTCATGCCATGTATGGAGGTGACAGAAGCCGTAAAGAAGCTTTGGTAGAATACGGATTCCGTCTTCCTGCTGCAATGGATAACCGTCCTCTGAAGTTTGAAGAGTTTGAAGGAATTCAAAATCAGGTAATTTATGTTTCCGCTACGCCGGCAGATTATGAACTGGAAAAAACAGGCGGGGAATATATTGAACAGATTATCCGTCCGACCGGACTTCTAGATCCGATTATTGAAATTCGTCCTTCTTTGAATCAGATTGATGATTTAATGGAAGAAATCAGAAAACGCGCTGAAATAGATGAAAGAGTTTTGGTAACTACTTTAACCAAGAAAATGGCTGAAGAACTGACAAAATATTTTGTAAGATTTGGCATCAGAACAAGATACATTCACTCTGATGTTGAAACTTTGGAGCGTATTCAGATTATGCAGGATTTACGTCTTGGGATTTTTGATGTTTTAATTGGGGTCAACTTATTGAGAGAAGGATTAGATTTACCGGAAGTTTCGCTCGTTGCAATTCTTGATGCCGACAAAGAAGGAATGCTAAGAAGCAGAAGATCAATGATTCAGACGGTTGGTCGTGCGGCAAGAAATCTTAACGGAAGAGCCATTTTATACGCAGACAAGATTACCAAATCAATGCAGGCAACTCTCGATGAAACCGAATACCGTCGTGAAAAACAAATAGCTTACAATCTTGAACACGGCAAGGTTCCGATGGCTTTAAATAAAAAGATCTCTGAAAATCTCGTTGGAAGAAGTAAAGATTTCCCAGACGAAAAATATACTCAGAAACAAATTTTACAAAAAGTTGCCGACGTAAAAGCAACCTACGCAACAGAAGATGTAGAAAAATTAGTTGCTCAAAAGCAGAAAGAAATGGAAGGCGCTGCTAAAAATTTAGACTTTATAAAAGCGGCACAGTTGAGAGATGAGATTGCAGCTTTGAAGGGTTAA